TGCGCCGAGCCGGCGGTGACGTCACCGGAGCGGCCCGACAACACGGTGGTGTTGCCGTCGACGCAGGTCGTCAGGGTGTGCAGCCATGGCTGGCGGGCCGGTCCGTCAGCCGGACCGGCTGCAGCTCGCGACTGCGGGGGCACGCTCCGACCCTAGACCTGCCCGTCACAGGCGGGGGACGAATCGCCTGCCCTGGAGGGCCTCGTACAGCAGGGCGGCGCTGCGCTTGGCCGCGAGCAGCCGCACCCCCTCGGCCTCGATGTCGGCCATGATCTGCGCCAGCCCGTCGGCGGGGACCCGGTCACCGAGCTCCACGCGCGACTCACGGTAGGCCTGGCGCATGGCCACCAGCTGCGCCTCGATGTGCCGGGACGCCACCCAGGCGAGCGCCACCGGGTACCGCCGCCAGCCGGCATACCCGCGGTAGTCGGGCGGGCAGTGGTCGAGCAGCCACGACACGGCGGGCACCTGCCACCCCTCGCTCTCGGGCGGGGGGACGCCATCGGGCCAACCGGGGGGCACAGCGCTGCTCACAGCGCCATTGTCCGCGACGGGGCCGACAGACCCCGTCCCGGACCCGACCGCCGGCTCAGTCCTGCGGCACCCCCGTCTGGTCACGCACGTACTGCCAGAAGCTCTTGCGTGCCTGCTCCGTCTCCCGGTGCAGGGGCCCGTAGTGGGTGGGGCGTGGGCGCCGGTCCTGCCAGAAGAGGCCGGTAGGCCACGGGTCGGGCGTGGCCGTCAGCCAGACGGTGGTGTCGGCGCCGGCCTCGGCGGTGCGCAGCAACGGACCCATGACGCGCACGAAGCCGGGCAGCGCCTCGTCGAGGCCGGGCGTGCGGCCCCAGCCGGGGTGCAGGGACGCCACGTCGATCCCGTGCCGGCCCAGTCGCTGCGCCCACTGCTCGGCCAGCACCACCTGCATGCGCTTGGTGCGCGCGTAGGCCGTCACCCCGGAGTACTCGCCCCGGGCGTACTCGTAGTCGTCCTCGGGCAGCCCCTGGCCGTACATGCCACCGGAGGCGACGACGAGCACCCGGCCACCACGCAGCACCTCGGCCAGGCGGAAGGTCATCAGGTGCGGCCCGAGCACGTGGGTCGCCAGCGTGAGCTCGTGGCCCTGGGGTGTGGTCCCGCGTTCCGGCGGCAGCAGGCCGGCGTTGTGGACGAGGGCGTGCAGGGAGGTCACCTCGCGCGACAGCGTCGCGCAGTAGTCCTCCACCGCTTCGAGGTCGCCGACGTCGCAGGCGGCGGAGTGCAGCCGCGCGTCGGGGTGCTGTGCCCGGATCTGCTCCTCGGCGGTGTGCAGGCGGTCGAGGCTGCGCCCGACCAGGTGCACGTCGGCGCCCAGCCCGGCCAGGCCGGCGGCCGTCGACAGGCCCAGTCCCCCGCTGGCGCCGGTGACCACGACGTGCTTGCCGCGCAGCGCGTCAGCGGGCGGGTCGGCAGGCCACCAGTACTGCCGCAGGGCGGGGCCGACCCTCGACCACCCCAGCACGACGGACTTGTCGAGCAGCCAGTCCAGGGCAGTGGCAGGACGCGATGAGCTCATGACGCCAACGTAGGCGTCGTGGCCTGCAACCGCGCGCCGCCGGGTGAGCCACCGACCCCGGACACGACGGAGGGGTATGCCGCGTGGTGACCACGCGGCATACCCCTCTCGTTGCGGTGCTAGGCGTCAGCCGTTCACGAGGGAACGGAGGACGTACTGCAGGATGCCGCCGTTGCGGTAGTAGTCGGCCTCGCCGGGGGTGTCGATGCGGACGACCGCGTCGAACTCGACCGCCTCGCCGCCCTCCTTCTGCGCCACGACCTTGACCGTGCGCGGCGTGGTGCCCGAGTTCAGCTCGGTGACACCGGAGATCGAGAAGGTCTCGGTGCCGTCGAGGCCGAGGGAGTCCGCGGACTCACCGGCGGGGAACTGCAGCGGCAGGACGCCCATGCCGATGAGGTTGGAGCGGTGGATTCGCTCGTAGCTCTCGGCGATGACGGCCTTGACGCCCAGCAGGCGGGTGCCCTTGGCGGCCCAGTCGCGGGACGAGCCCGAGCCGTACTCCTTGCCGGCCAGGATCACCAGCGGCACGCCGGCCTCCTGGTAGGCAGCCGAGGCGTCGAAGATCGTCGTCTGCTCGCCGCCGGCGAGGAAGTTGCGGGTGAAGCCACCCTCGACCCCGTCGAGCAGCTGGTTCTTCAGGCGGATGTTGGCGAAGGTGCCGCGGATCATGACCTCGTGGTTGCCGCGGCGCGAGCCGTAGGAGTTGAAGTCCCTCCGCTCGACGCCGTGCTCGGCGAGGTACCTGCCCGCCGGGCTGTCTGCCTTGATCGAGCCCGCCGGGCTGATGTGGTCGGTCGTGACCGAGTCACCCAGCTTGGCGAGCACCCTTGCGCCCTCGATGTCCTCGACCGGGGTCGTCTCCATCTGCATGCCCTCGAAGTACGGGGGCTTGCGGACGTAGGTGGACTCCGCGTCCCACTCGAAGGTGTTGCCCTCGGGGGTGGGGAGCGACTGCCAGCGCTCGTCACCGGCGAAGACGTCGGCGTAGTCGCTGGTGAACATCTCCTTGGTGATGCTCTCCGAGATCGTCCGCTCGACGTCCGCGGGCGCCGGCCACAGGTCACGCAGAAAGACGTCGTTGCCCTCGGTGTCCCTGCCCAGCGGCTCGGTCTCGAAGTCGAAGTCCATCGTGCCGGCCAGGGCGTAGGCGATGACCAGCGGCGGCGACGCGAGGTAGTTCATCTTCACGTCGGGGTTGATGCGGCCCTCGAAGTTGCGGTTGCCCGAGAGCACCGACACGACGGCGAGGTCGTTGTCGTTGATCGCCTTCGAGATCTCGTCGTTCAGCGGGCCGGAGTTGCCGATGCAGGTCGTGCAGCCGTAGCCGACGAGGTGGAAGCCGAGCTTCTCGAGGTAGGGCCACATGCCGGCCTTCTCGTAGTAGTCGGAGACCACCTTGGAGCCGGGCGCCATCGAGGTCTTCACCCAGGGCGCGACCGACAGGCCCTTGTCGACGGCGTTCCTGGCCAGCATGGCCGCGGCCATCATCACCGACGGGTTGGAGGTGTTGGTGCAGCTCGTGATCGAGGCGATGGAGACGATGCCGTGGTCGATCTCGAAGGTGTTGCCCTCGGCGGTGGTGACGCTCACCGGGCGCGACGGACGGTCGACGCCGTTGCCCTCGTCGGCCGGCTTGTCGCCGCCGTTCTGGCCATCGGTGCTGCTGCCGGCCTGAGCCGTGGGGTCACTGGCGGGGAAGCTCGACGCCTGGCCCGGGTCGCCCTCGTGGTGGGAGACGTAGGTCGGCAGTACCTTGCGGAAGGCGGACTTGGCGTCGGTGAGCGCGATGCGGTCCTGCGGGCGCTTGGGGCCGGCGATGGACGGCACGACGGTCGACAGGTCGAGCTCGAGGTACTCGGAGTAGCGCGCCTCGGGCTGGTCCGGGCCGGCCTGGAGCCACATGCCCTGCTCCTTGGCGTACGCCTCGACGAGCGCGACGGACTCCTCGGAGCGGCCGGTCAGGCGCAGGTACTCCAGGGTGACGTCGTCGATCGGGAAGATCGCGCAGGTGGAGCCGAACTCCGGGCTCATGTTGCCGATCGTGGCGCGGTTGGCCAGCGGCACCTGGGAGACGCCGTCGCCGTAGAACTCGACGAACTTGCCCACCACACCGTGCTTGCGCAGCATCTCGGTGATCGTCAGCACGACGTCGGTGGCCGTGGCACCGGAGGGGATCGAGCCGGAGAGCTTGAAGCCGACGACGCGCGGGATGAGCATCGAGACCGGCTGGCCGAGCATGGCCGCCTCGGCCTCGATGCCGCCGACGCCCCAACCGAGCACGCCGAGGCCGTTGACCATCGTGGTGTGCGAGTCGGTGCCGACGCAGGTGTCGGGGTACGCCACGCCGTCGCGGACCATGACGGTCCGGGCGAGGTGCTCGATGTTGACCTGGTGGACGATGCCGGTGCCCGGGGGGACGACCTTGAAGTCGTCGAACGCGGTCTGGCCCCAGCGAAGGAACTGGTAGCGCTCGCGGTTGCGCTCGTACTCGATCTCGACGTTCTTCTCGAACGCGTCGGGACGGCCGAAGACGTCGATGATGACGGAGTGGTCGATGACGAGCTCGGCGGGGCTCAGCGGGTTGATCCGGGCCGCGTCACCGCCGAGCTCGGCGACCGCCTCGCGCATGGTGGCGAGGTCGACGACGCACGGCACGCCGGTGAAGTCCTGCATGATCACGCGGGCCGGCGTGAACTGGATCTCGGTGTCGGGCTCGGCGTTCTCGTCCCAGCCGCCGATGGCCCGGATGTGGTCGGCGGTGATGTTGGCGCCGTCCTCCGTGCGCAGGAGGTTCTCCAGCAGCACCTTGAGGCTGTAGGGCAGGGTCTCGCTGCCCTCGACCGCCGAGAGCCGGTAGACCTCGTAGGAGTTTCCTCCCACCTTCAGCTCGCCGTGTGCATTGAAGCTGTTCGCGCTGGCCACAGCCTGCTCCTTCCGCAGCAGAGTCTCATTTATCTTGACGTCAAGATATCTAACCACATCGGCACCGTCCAGTGCTCCCCCGCCCGCGTACGGCGCGACGGGGAGGCTGCGCCGCTACGAATCCAGTCGATCCTTCTCCAAAGCCTCCCGCAAGGAAAGGGGCAGCGGCTTCTTGGCCCGCACGGCCAGGCCCGCGGCGACGTAGGTGATGGTCACGACCGCGCACAGCAGGCCGTCGCCGGCCCGGTGGATCTCGTGGCGCAGGGTGAAGGACGACTCCCCCACGCGCACGGGCCGGACCACGATGTCGGCGTGGTCCCCCGCCTGGAGGCTGGCCAGCCACTCGATGTCGGCGTGGCGCACCAGCGGCACCGCGTCATCGGCGATCGCCTTCTCCAGCGGGTACCCCAGGGACGCGAGGTAGGCCAGCCGCGCGTCGTCGCACCACGCGAGGTACCACGCGTTGAAGACCACCCCCGCCTGGTCGACCTCGAAGAAGCGCACCTCGACGGTGTGGGTGAACGGCTGGCTCACTCAGGCTCCCTGCGGCTCGAAGACGGCGAGGCACTCGACGTGGTGGGTCATGGGGAAGGCGTCGAAGGCGCGCAGCGCGCGCAGGCCGTAACCGGCCTCCTTCAGGTATGCCGTGTCGCGGGCGAGCGCGGCCGGGTCACAGGCCACGTAGGCGACGACCCTCGGGCCCAGGCTCGCGACCTGCTGCGCGACCTGTCGGCCAGCGCCGGTGCGCGGTGGGTCGAGCACCACGAGATCAGCGCGAATTCCCTGTCGCACCAGTGGCTTCAGCACCTTGTCCACCCGCCCGGGTCGCAGCTCCACCCACGGGTGCGTCCGCGTGTTGCGGCGGGCGCTGGCCATCGCCGGCCCCTCCGCCTCGACGGCGAGCACCGCCCCGTCCGGCCCGACCGCGTCGGCGAGGGCGAGCGCGAAGAGCCCCACGCCGGCATACAGGTCGACCGCGCGCTCACCCTGTCGCGGACCCAGCGCCTGGAGCACCGCGTCGACGAAGGTCGCCGCGGCACCGGGGTGCACCTGCCAGAACCCGCGCGAGCCGACCTCGAAGGTCGCCTCCCAGGCCCCCGCGCGGACCGACTCTCGGACCACCGGGGCGGTCTTCTCGCCGCTGGGCACCGGCACCACCACGGCTTGCTCGGTGGTGCTGGGCGCGACGACGTCGACGGCCCGCTCACCCGGCCAGCTCCTGCCGAGGACTCCGGCCTCCCGCACGCGGTCGTGGGCGATGAGGCAGTCCTCGACGGTGAGGACGTCGTGGGAGCGGTGCCGGCGCAGGCCGGGTCGGCCCTCGGCGTCGACGGCGAACTCCACGCGCGTGCGCCAGCCGAGGCCGTGGCGGTCGCCCGGCACCGCCTCGACCTCGATGTCGACGTCCAGCCCCGCCAGGCGGGCGAACTGCTCGCGCACCACGCTCGCCTTCAGGTGCCGCTGCTCGCTCAGCTCGACGTGCTGGAAGTCGCAACCACCGCACAGCCCGGGACCGGCATACGGGCAGGGCGCGGCGACCCGGTGCGGGCTGGCCTCGAGGACGTCCACGGCATCGGCGCGCACGAACCGCTGGCCGGGCCTGGCCTCGGTGATGCGTACCCGGACCCGCTCCCCGGGCAGCGTGTGGCGCACGAACACGACGCGCCCCTCGTGCCGGGCGACGCAGTGGCCGCCGTGGGCCACCGGTCCCACGACCACCTCGACCTCGTCGCCGGTGGCCAGCTCGCCGAGGTCCGGGGCGTCGGTCATTCGCCGCGCCGCACGGCGCCGACCGAAGGACCGTCGAGCCGCTCCTCCTGGCCCTCCGAGGAGGCGAGCTGCCACGGCACGCTCGCGACCATCACGCCCGGGGTGAACAGCAGTCGTGACTTCAGCCGCAGGGCGCTCTGGTTGTGCAGCACCTGCTCGTACCAGCGGCCGAGGACGTACTCCGGGATGTAGACCACGACGACGTCGCGCGGGTTGCCGCTGCGGATGGACTTCACGTAGTCGACGACCGGCCGGGTGATCTCCCGGAAGGGCGAGTCGAGCGCCTTGAGGGGGACGGGCAGGTCGCGACGGTCCCACTCCTGCTGCAGCGCCTTGGTCTCCTCCGTGTCGACGTTGACCGTGATGGCTTCGAGCACCGAGGGCCGGGTCGCCCTCGCGTAGGCCAGCGCGCGCAGCGTCGGCTTGTGGATCTTGGAGACCAGGACGATCGCGTGCACGCGCGAGGGCAGCCGCTGGTGGTCGATGTCGCTCTCGGAGACAGCGAGCTCCTCGCGGACCCGGTCGTAGTGCCTGCGGATGCCGAGCATCAGGAAGAACAGCACGACCATGGCGGCGATCGCGTAGCCAGCGCCGTGCATGAACTTCGTGGCGAGGACGACCAGCAGCACGATGCCGGACATCGCCGCGCCGATGGCGTTGATGATGCGGCTGCGCTGCATCCGGGCCCGCGCGGCGGGGTCCCGCTCCAGGGGCAGGTGCCGGTTCCAGTGCCGGATCATGCCGGTCTGGCTGAGGGTGAAGGACACGAAGACGCCGACGATGTAGAGCTGGATCAGCTTCGTCACCTGGGCGTCGTAGAGGACGATGAGGAACGCCGCGGCGCCCGCCAGGATGATGATGCCGTTGGAGAAGGCGAGCCGGTCGCCGCGGGTGTGCAGCTGGCGGGGCAGCCAGCCGTCCCGCGCCAGGATCGACCCCAGCACCGGGAATCCGTTGAAGGCGGTGTTGGCCGCCAGGAAGAGGATGAGCCCGGTCACGATGGAGACGAGGATGACTCCGGGGGTGAAGTCGTCGAAGACCGCATGGGCGACCTGGCCCATGATGGTCTCCTGGACGTAGTCCTCCCCCACCGGCTGGCCGTTGCGCCTCAGCTGCTCGGCCGGGTTCTCGGCGTACTTCACGCCGGTCCACGTGGCGAGCGCGATCATCGACAGGAGCATCGTGACGGCGATGGTTCCCATCAGCAGCAGGGTCGTGGCGGCGTTCCTGCTCTTGGGCTTCTCGAAGGCGGGGACACCGTTCGAGATCGCCTCCACGCCGGTGAGCGCCGCGCAGCCCGAGGAGAACGCGCGGAGCATGAGGAAACCCATCGCGAGCGCGCTCATGGCGGCGTGCTCCGGGTCGGCCACGAGCTCGAGCGAGGCGCTCTCCGCCTGGGGCAGCGTGCCCGTGAAGTGCCTGACCATCCCGACGGCGGCCATGCCGAGGACGCTGACCATGAACAGGTAGGTCGGGGCGGCGAAGGCGGCACCACTCTCCTTGACACCGCGCAGGTTGATCGTGGTCAGCAGCACCACGAGCCCGACCGCCACGAGCGCCTCGTGGCCCCGCACGAAGGGCAGCGCCGCAGCGGCGTTCTGCACACCGGAGGAGATCGACACGGCGACGGTCAGCACGTAGTCGACCAGCAGGGCGCTGGCGACGGTGAGGCCCGCCCTCGGGCCGAGGTTCACGGTGGCCACCTCGTAGTCACCACCACCGGAGGGGTAGGCGTGCACGTTCTGGCGGTACGACGCGACGACCACCAGCATGACCGCCACGACGCCGAGCGCGATCTCCCAGGAGTGCGTCAGCGCCAGGGCACCACCGGCCAGACCGAGGGTCAGGAAGATCTCGTCCGGTGCGTAGGCCACCGACGACAGGGCGTCGCTCGCGAACACGGGGAGGGCGAGCTTCTTCGGGAGGAGCGTCTCCCCCAGCCGGTTGCTCTGCATGGCACGACCGACGAGGAGGCGCTTGACGAGGCGTCCAGAAGTTGGCACGCAGACACTCTAGGCCGCCGCCGCATGGGCTTGCGCATCCGTAGGCCCGCACCGTGTAGCGTCGCTGTCGTGCATTTCGTGATCATGGGCTGTGGCCGTGTGGGCTCCACGCTCGCCCGCAGCCTCGAGCGTCAGGGACACGACGTCGCAGTGGTCGACCAGGACGAGTCCGCGTTCCGCAGGCTGGGCTCCAGCTTCGAGGGCCGGCGCGTCACCGGGGTCGGCTTCGACCGCGACACGCTGATCGACGCCGGCATCCAGCAGGCCTACGCCTTCGCGGCGGTCTCGAGCGGTGACAACTCCAACATCCTCGCGGCTCGTGTGGCCCGCGAGACCTTCGGGGTCGAGCACGTGGTCGCCCGCATCTACGACCCCGGCCGTGCCGAGGTCTACCAGCGCCTCGGCATCCCCACGGTGGCCACCGTGAAGTGGACGGCCGACCAGATGCTGCGCCGGCTCCTCCCCCAGGGCCACGTCCCCGAGTTCACCGACCCGTCGGGCAAGGTCGTCCTCGCCGAGGTCCCCGTCAACCCGGGCTGGGTCGGGCGCCGGATCACCGACCTCGAGGGCGCCAGTGGTGGCCGCGTGGCCTTCCTGACCCGCCTCGGCTCCGGCATGCTCCCCGGCGCCGACACCGTCTACCAGGAGGGCGACCTGCTCCACATCGCCACCCTCGCCGGGGAGCTGCCCGTGGTCGAGCGCGTGCTCGACTCCGCTCCCCAGCCGGCCGAGGCCTGAGGCAAGGAAGGACCCCCATGCGAGTCGTCATCGCCGGAGCGGGCAGCGTCGGGCGCTCCATCGCGCGCGAGCTGATCCACAACGGCCACCAGGTGCTCCTCATGGACCGCGAGCGCAAGGACGTGCAGGCCAGCCGGGTGCCGGAGGCCAACTGGCTGCTGGCCGACGCCTGCGAGATCGCCGCCCTGCACGAGGCCGGCCTCGCCGACTGTGACACGGTCGTCGCCGCCACCGGCGACGACAAGGTCAACCTCGTGGTGTCGCTGCTGGCCAAGACCGAGTTCGGGGTGCCGCGCACCGTGGCCCGCGTCAACAACCCCAAGAACGAGTGGATGTTCGACGAGGCCTGGGGCGTCGACGTCGCCGTCTCCACCCCGCGGCTGATGACGGCCCTCGTGGAGGAGGCCGTCAGCATCGGCGACCTCGTGCGCATCTTCCAGTTCCAGCAGGGCCGGGCGACGATGGTCGAGCTCACGCTGCCCGCCGACAGCCCGTATGCCGGCAAGCGCGTCGGCGACATCACCTTCCCCGGTGAGACGGTGCTGGTGGGCATCATCCGCGAGGACCACCCGATCGCCCCGTCGCGCGACGACTCCCTCGAGCCCCACGACGAGCTGCTGTTCATCACCACGCCGGAGTTCGAGGACTCCCTCGAGGCGATGCTCAGCCCCGGAGACCGCCACCCGCGCGAACGCGACTGAGGGCCGGGCCGGTCACGGCCTGGGTTCGCCGCCGGCGTGGTGCGCGGCCTGCCAGGTCTGCTCGCTGTCGGGCGCCGGCACCACCTGCGGGGTCTGGCCGCGCAGGAGCATCCAGCCCATGACAGCGACCGCGACCACCCAGGCCGGCCACCCGAGCGCCACCTTGGCGACCCCCAGCCAGGCGACCTGCCCGGCGAAGTAGAGCGGGAGCATGATCGCCACCCGCACGGCATACAGGGCCACCAGCACCATCGTGAGCCGCTGGCACACCCGCACCAGACCGGGGTCGCGTCGCCACGCGAACGGGTCCTCGGCCATCCGCGGGTCACCCACGCCCACCATGAACCCGACCACGGGCCAGCGCACGAGCACCGAGACCAGCGTCCCCACGCCCCACGCGGCGCTGGTGAGGATCCCGGGCAGGAAGGCGTCCTCGGCGCGCCCGCTGCGCAGCGCGAAGAACGCCGCGATGGCGGTGGCGAACACCGCGGAGAGGATGAACTGAAGGCTCTGCCGCTGGACCACGGCCACGACCGCGAGGACCGCCGTCAGCACGCCGGCGGTGACCACCGCGGTCATGATGTCCTTCTGCCACGTCCACACGACGACGAACGCCACCATGGGCAGCGCCGACTCGATGGATCCGCGCCATCCGCCGAGCGCTGTCGAGAGCCGGTGGCGGATGACCTCCTCGACCGTCGGCGCCGGGTGGGTCGCCGCGACGGGCTCCTGCTCAGTGGCCACG
This Knoellia sp. p5-6-4 DNA region includes the following protein-coding sequences:
- a CDS encoding SDR family NAD(P)-dependent oxidoreductase, which produces MSSSRPATALDWLLDKSVVLGWSRVGPALRQYWWPADPPADALRGKHVVVTGASGGLGLSTAAGLAGLGADVHLVGRSLDRLHTAEEQIRAQHPDARLHSAACDVGDLEAVEDYCATLSREVTSLHALVHNAGLLPPERGTTPQGHELTLATHVLGPHLMTFRLAEVLRGGRVLVVASGGMYGQGLPEDDYEYARGEYSGVTAYARTKRMQVVLAEQWAQRLGRHGIDVASLHPGWGRTPGLDEALPGFVRVMGPLLRTAEAGADTTVWLTATPDPWPTGLFWQDRRPRPTHYGPLHRETEQARKSFWQYVRDQTGVPQD
- a CDS encoding aconitate hydratase yields the protein MASANSFNAHGELKVGGNSYEVYRLSAVEGSETLPYSLKVLLENLLRTEDGANITADHIRAIGGWDENAEPDTEIQFTPARVIMQDFTGVPCVVDLATMREAVAELGGDAARINPLSPAELVIDHSVIIDVFGRPDAFEKNVEIEYERNRERYQFLRWGQTAFDDFKVVPPGTGIVHQVNIEHLARTVMVRDGVAYPDTCVGTDSHTTMVNGLGVLGWGVGGIEAEAAMLGQPVSMLIPRVVGFKLSGSIPSGATATDVVLTITEMLRKHGVVGKFVEFYGDGVSQVPLANRATIGNMSPEFGSTCAIFPIDDVTLEYLRLTGRSEESVALVEAYAKEQGMWLQAGPDQPEARYSEYLELDLSTVVPSIAGPKRPQDRIALTDAKSAFRKVLPTYVSHHEGDPGQASSFPASDPTAQAGSSTDGQNGGDKPADEGNGVDRPSRPVSVTTAEGNTFEIDHGIVSIASITSCTNTSNPSVMMAAAMLARNAVDKGLSVAPWVKTSMAPGSKVVSDYYEKAGMWPYLEKLGFHLVGYGCTTCIGNSGPLNDEISKAINDNDLAVVSVLSGNRNFEGRINPDVKMNYLASPPLVIAYALAGTMDFDFETEPLGRDTEGNDVFLRDLWPAPADVERTISESITKEMFTSDYADVFAGDERWQSLPTPEGNTFEWDAESTYVRKPPYFEGMQMETTPVEDIEGARVLAKLGDSVTTDHISPAGSIKADSPAGRYLAEHGVERRDFNSYGSRRGNHEVMIRGTFANIRLKNQLLDGVEGGFTRNFLAGGEQTTIFDASAAYQEAGVPLVILAGKEYGSGSSRDWAAKGTRLLGVKAVIAESYERIHRSNLIGMGVLPLQFPAGESADSLGLDGTETFSISGVTELNSGTTPRTVKVVAQKEGGEAVEFDAVVRIDTPGEADYYRNGGILQYVLRSLVNG
- a CDS encoding thioesterase family protein, coding for MSQPFTHTVEVRFFEVDQAGVVFNAWYLAWCDDARLAYLASLGYPLEKAIADDAVPLVRHADIEWLASLQAGDHADIVVRPVRVGESSFTLRHEIHRAGDGLLCAVVTITYVAAGLAVRAKKPLPLSLREALEKDRLDS
- a CDS encoding class I SAM-dependent RNA methyltransferase, which translates into the protein MTDAPDLGELATGDEVEVVVGPVAHGGHCVARHEGRVVFVRHTLPGERVRVRITEARPGQRFVRADAVDVLEASPHRVAAPCPYAGPGLCGGCDFQHVELSEQRHLKASVVREQFARLAGLDVDIEVEAVPGDRHGLGWRTRVEFAVDAEGRPGLRRHRSHDVLTVEDCLIAHDRVREAGVLGRSWPGERAVDVVAPSTTEQAVVVPVPSGEKTAPVVRESVRAGAWEATFEVGSRGFWQVHPGAAATFVDAVLQALGPRQGERAVDLYAGVGLFALALADAVGPDGAVLAVEAEGPAMASARRNTRTHPWVELRPGRVDKVLKPLVRQGIRADLVVLDPPRTGAGRQVAQQVASLGPRVVAYVACDPAALARDTAYLKEAGYGLRALRAFDAFPMTHHVECLAVFEPQGA
- a CDS encoding APC family permease, giving the protein MQSNRLGETLLPKKLALPVFASDALSSVAYAPDEIFLTLGLAGGALALTHSWEIALGVVAVMLVVVASYRQNVHAYPSGGGDYEVATVNLGPRAGLTVASALLVDYVLTVAVSISSGVQNAAAALPFVRGHEALVAVGLVVLLTTINLRGVKESGAAFAAPTYLFMVSVLGMAAVGMVRHFTGTLPQAESASLELVADPEHAAMSALAMGFLMLRAFSSGCAALTGVEAISNGVPAFEKPKSRNAATTLLLMGTIAVTMLLSMIALATWTGVKYAENPAEQLRRNGQPVGEDYVQETIMGQVAHAVFDDFTPGVILVSIVTGLILFLAANTAFNGFPVLGSILARDGWLPRQLHTRGDRLAFSNGIIILAGAAAFLIVLYDAQVTKLIQLYIVGVFVSFTLSQTGMIRHWNRHLPLERDPAARARMQRSRIINAIGAAMSGIVLLVVLATKFMHGAGYAIAAMVVLFFLMLGIRRHYDRVREELAVSESDIDHQRLPSRVHAIVLVSKIHKPTLRALAYARATRPSVLEAITVNVDTEETKALQQEWDRRDLPVPLKALDSPFREITRPVVDYVKSIRSGNPRDVVVVYIPEYVLGRWYEQVLHNQSALRLKSRLLFTPGVMVASVPWQLASSEGQEERLDGPSVGAVRRGE
- a CDS encoding TrkA family potassium uptake protein, giving the protein MHFVIMGCGRVGSTLARSLERQGHDVAVVDQDESAFRRLGSSFEGRRVTGVGFDRDTLIDAGIQQAYAFAAVSSGDNSNILAARVARETFGVEHVVARIYDPGRAEVYQRLGIPTVATVKWTADQMLRRLLPQGHVPEFTDPSGKVVLAEVPVNPGWVGRRITDLEGASGGRVAFLTRLGSGMLPGADTVYQEGDLLHIATLAGELPVVERVLDSAPQPAEA
- a CDS encoding TrkA family potassium uptake protein, which translates into the protein MRVVIAGAGSVGRSIARELIHNGHQVLLMDRERKDVQASRVPEANWLLADACEIAALHEAGLADCDTVVAATGDDKVNLVVSLLAKTEFGVPRTVARVNNPKNEWMFDEAWGVDVAVSTPRLMTALVEEAVSIGDLVRIFQFQQGRATMVELTLPADSPYAGKRVGDITFPGETVLVGIIREDHPIAPSRDDSLEPHDELLFITTPEFEDSLEAMLSPGDRHPRERD
- a CDS encoding DUF3159 domain-containing protein; this encodes MATEQEPVAATHPAPTVEEVIRHRLSTALGGWRGSIESALPMVAFVVVWTWQKDIMTAVVTAGVLTAVLAVVAVVQRQSLQFILSAVFATAIAAFFALRSGRAEDAFLPGILTSAAWGVGTLVSVLVRWPVVGFMVGVGDPRMAEDPFAWRRDPGLVRVCQRLTMVLVALYAVRVAIMLPLYFAGQVAWLGVAKVALGWPAWVVAVAVMGWMLLRGQTPQVVPAPDSEQTWQAAHHAGGEPRP